Below is a window of Tolypothrix bouteillei VB521301 DNA.
TTCCTATCCGGTAAAACTGCAAAAAGATAATTCATCACTTTATCCCCAGTGTGTCATTTTTTCACCAACAAAATCTCTTACTCTCTTGCCCAAGCAAGTAACGCTACCCATTGTCGGATGTAGGGCATTCATCGCCACTACAAACCTTTTTCAACGTGCAGTTTGCTTTTAGAGAAATGGATTTCCTTTCACCGTAAATATCCCAGTGGTAAAAAACGTCAACCCAGAGATTGAAATCACTCCTTCAAAACTCATGCAATGCCACTCCCCATCCCTTCACTGTGACGCGATACGACTTAACCCATTCAGCTTCGCATACCGCACAACCTTCACTCAGTACACCATGCGATCGCACTACGACTCACAATACTTCTCCTTGAAATTTACATTCGTAACGTTTTCCTTTATTTGTTTCTTGCACCTACACCCTAGAAGGGTGAGGCTATACAAACAAAGCCTGCCTCCGCAGGCTAATAAGCTTAATTTGACGTTTTGATGACAAAAATATATGTTTATTAAAAGACAATTTTTTCAATATTAATACGTTGATGCAAGATCTGAGTTTACCAATTTTCTTCAGCTTACTTACTAATATTACTAATGTCTGACCATATATATAATTAAAATAATTTTCTAATAACGAAGCACATCTATGGTTCAAACCATCCCCATTTCAGAACAAACTACACTTAAATATTTACGCCAAAATTTTAACTTGCAACGCAATGACGAGCGTCAGTTTTTTCCAGAGTGGTATGAAAACCTACCACAAATTAGTGATGCAGATAAAATATTTTTGGACAGGGTGCGTTCTCGGTACTTTTATCAACTCGATGAAGGAGCGCTGCTAGAAAGTGGAGTGAAAATGATGATAGTAGGTCCGCTACTCGATATAGCAGGTTTTTACGATACACCTTTCAAAACACGATTTGAGCTATCTGTAACACTGCAAGTAGAAACGGAAGAGGAAATTTTACAAGGACGAATTGACGCGTTAGTTTTACAAAATCAATTTTGGGTTTGGGTACTAGAAGCCAAACGGACTACATTTTCACTTTCGTTAGGGATACCTCAAGCACTTGCATATATGCTATGTCAGCCTGATGTAGATAAGCCAACATTTGGTATTTTAACAGGAGGCGAAGATTTTATATTTATTAAATTAGTTAAACAACAAACCCCTATTTACGGATTGTCTCGCAAATTCAGCATTATCAATGAAGGAGATTTATACGAGGTGTTAAAGATTATGCGTCATATGGGAGAGTTAATTGCTACTTCCTAATACCATTTTTGTATAAAGATGCTTCTAATAAGTCCGCGCAGGCGGACTTTGTTTGTATAGCCCCACATTTCCAATGTGAGGGAATTTTAAGCGCAACCCTCAGTCACTAAACCTGGACTCTTGCTAAAGTCAAGTTGCTGCTCGAAAATCGTCACTGTTTACCCCAACTGTTGCCGAAACTGCCGAATACTCAAAGACATCAGCACTGTAGCAAAAACGAGTAAAATCAATTCATAACGTTTTCCTTTACCAGCAAAAATTGGTTGAATGATTTTGCAAGCATTTGCGTTTGACGCCAAGCGATAAGTATACTGGAAAAAACTCTTGCGTGATGGGAGCAGACAAATGCCCTCACCATTTCCGGGTATGGACCCCTATCTGGAACAACCTACCTTTTGGTCTTCATTTCACAGCCGACTCATTATAGCCATTGCCGATGCAATAGAACCACAACTCGGCTCCCAGTACTACGTAGAAGTGGAAACTCGCACTTATCAAAGCGACGATAGTGAAGATGGCTTACTCATTGGTATTCCAGATGCCATTATCTTCTCCGATCGCTCCGATAATTCCACAGAAGAACAACCAATAGCAGGCGATCGCTCCACAGCTACCCAGATCCGACCCGAACGAGTTGAAATCCCCATGCCTTTAACTGTAAACGAGCGCTATCTAGAAGTCCGGGAAATCGTTACAGACGAGGTCATAACCGTAATAGAACTTTTATCTCCAAAGAATAAGCGTTCTGGAGATGGTAGGACAGCTTATGAGAAAAAGCGACGGGCCATTCTAGGTAGCGCCACTCACTTAGTAGAACTGGACTTGCTACGCGGCGGTAAACCGATGGCAATTCTGGGAATGCGATCGACAACAGCATACCGCATCCTCATCAGTCGGAGCGATCGACGCCCCGCAGCCGATTTATACAGCTTTTCCTTGCAACAACAACTACCATCATTTCCAATTCCCCTAAAGCCCAACGAAGAAGAACCTCTGGTACCATTACAAGATATCTTCAACGGCGTATGCGATCGCGCCCGTTATTCCACGCGAATTGATTATAGCCAACCTATCCCACCTCCGGCACTATCAGCACTAGATTGAGAGTGGGTTGCAACGTTATTAAATCTCTATCAAGATGCACAATAAAAAATTAGAGAAAAATTAATGTGTTATGCAATTGTGATTGAAAAAGCAGCAAACAACTATTCAGCTTATGTACCAGATCTACCTGGATGTGTTGCTACTGGTATAACTCTTCAAGAAGTTAACCAGCAAATTAAAGAAGCGATCGCTTTTCATTTGGAGGGATTGCGAGAAGAAGGATTACCGATTCCTGAGCCAACTACTTTGTGTGAATATGTCGAGGCTTCATAAAGACGCTTAAAACAGCGCGTCTCTACATGATTGATTTGTATCATCCTTACGGAGATTTACCCCAACTGTTGGCGAAACTGTCGGATACTCAAAGACATCAGCACCGTGGCAAAAACCAGTAAAATCAGTACCTGAGGCCAAAGCGTCTCCACACCCACCCCCTTCAATAACACCCCACGGCAAACCTCAATAAAATAGCGCAAGGGATCTAAATAAGAGAGCCATTGTATAAAAGTTGGCATTGAAGAAATAGGAGTCAACGCCCCACACAATAGAACCAAAGGTGGATTGATAAAGAAAGCCGTTAACTGCGTCTGCTGTTCGCTCTTTGAGTAAGTCGCAATCAAAATCCCAATACTAATACCTACCCAAAAGTAAAGCACGGCAATTATCAGAAATACTAACAAATTCCCCCGCAGTGGGACGTCAAATACCAGCCGTGCAATACCAAGAGCAATCAAAACATCCAACGTTAGCAAAACCAGCAACGGACACACCTTAGCCAGAATCACCTCAGTATTGGAAGCAGGAGTCATCACCAACTGCTCGATAGTCCCTGCTTCCTTTTCCCTAACCACCAGAGAAGCAGCCGCTTGAGAACCAATCACCGTCAGGACGATACCAAACATTCCCGATACAATAAACCAAGAACTTTCCAGCCCCGGATTGTAAAAAATCGAAGTCTCAACTCGTACCTGGTTCTTTTGCAAATCTCCCATCTCTCGCTGTCGCGAGTTATAGTCGCTCACCAATTGAGTGATATAACTCGACGCAATACTTGCCGTATTTGCATCAACAGCATCGTATAATGCCTGCACTTCCACAGAACGCTTTTTAGCAACATCCCCAGCAAACTCTCGCGGAATTGTCACAGCAACTGTTAGTTTTCCCGTTGCCAAATCCGCTACCATATCCTTCTGCTCGGAGTAATACCGACTCACCACAAATGCATCCGTCTGGTCGAATATTTGTACAAATTCCCGCGAAGCACTACTGTTGCTGTAATCGGTAATGCCAACCTTCAGATTTTCCACTTCCGGATTTAAAGCAAAACCAAACAGCATCAAAAAGACTGTCGGCGGTACGAGCAGCTGAATCACAAGCTGGCGGTTGCGAAATATTTGAGCAAACTCCTTGCGGAACAGCGCCCAAAATCGGCTTCCTAAAATTGAGTCAATTAAATTGATAAACATAAGCCAAAATCCCTACACCCTCATTCTCTGCAATTTGCGCCAAGCCAAAAAGAAGAACAACCCAGACAGCATACCTAACGCCAATACCTGAGACCAAATACCCAACCAACCTACACCACGCGCATAAGCATCGCGACTTAACTCGATGTAATACCGAGCCGGGATAATGTTAGAAATCCAGCGAATGCTAGCGGGGATATTGGCTATAGGATAAATAAACCCAGACAACTGAAGTGAAAGTAAAAATGCAGTAAAAGCAACTGCTTGAATAGCAGCACTCTGAACTTTGGTATTGCTCCCCACAAAAATCCCCCAAAAAACACCACAAGCAATGTAAAGCATCGAACTGAAAATCATCGGTGTCGGATCGCCCACAAACCACAATCCAAAGAACAGCCATGCTTCCACATTGACAAACAACACCTCCGCCATACCCACCAGCCAGAATGCTGCAGCCTTCCCAAACAAATATTCCGTACCTGTCAAGCTAGAAGCGTAAACTTGCAGAATAGTCCCCTGTTCGTATTCCTTCGCCGTTGCCAAAGCAGCAAGCAATGGAGGAAACAGAGTCACGGTAATTGCGATCGCCCCAGGACCGATATATCTCAAACTATCAAGACCCGGATTATACCACAAGCGAAACTGAAGATTCACCAGAGGTTCTCGACTTCCCCGGAGATTCTCCATAAAAGCATTAGTCGTAGCTTTAGTATAACCCCTAACAATATTCGCCGTATTAGCATCAGTACCATCCACTAAAATCTGCACCTCAGCCCCGCCCCCATTTCGCTGCAAATCCCGAGCAAACTTTGGAGGAACAATCAAACCAGCAGCAACTTTACCCCCATCCAACAACCGAGTGACATTCACCTCCGGACCAGAAGCAACAATATTAAACTTATTTGTGCGCTCAAAAGTCGCAATATACTCCCGACTGCTAGGAGTTCTATCCAAATCTTGAATTGCAAAATTAATCTTATTTACCTCCAACGATACCGCAAAGCCAAACAACAGCAGCAGCATCAAAGGCAACAAAAGAGCCAAAGTCAAAGTCAGGCGATCGCGTCCCAACTGCGATAATTCTTTTATAGTTTGAGCAAAAATGCGTTTCATAGTTAGACATGATTTATAATGGCTAATGGCTAATAGCTAATTGCTAATTGCTAATGGTCAAAAGGCAATTAGCTATTAGCCGTCTTCACTCTTATTCTTATATTTCATTTAGGACTGCTATAAGAGTTCAATGAACCAAACCCAACAATAACGGTTCAATGTTAGATTCAACTCACCACACCAATAAACACATCTTCCAAAGAAAACTCAATTTCTCTGTAGTTTTGCACTTTGACCCCAGCCTCTTGCAGCCAAGACTGAACTTGAGGGATCTGCAAGCGCGGTTCATCCAACACCGTATGCAAGCGCGAGCCGAAAATTGAGACTGAAGAACGTTTTAACTTTTGCTTCAACAAATCCGATGCTGTCTGCAAGGGTTCGCACTCCCATTCCACCAATCGCCCTGGTTGTTCCTGCTTGACTTGGCGTGGAGTTCCCTGTGCTACGAGTTCTCCTGCAACCATAAAACCCAAACGGTGACATTGTTCGGCTTCTTCTAAATAGTGAGTTGTAACCAATATTGCCATTCCTTCTCTCGCAAACTGGTTAATCCAACGCCAAAATTCTCTTCTTGCTAGGGGGTCAACGCCAGAGGTTGGCTCATCCAAAAACAAAACCTTTGGTTCGTGCATCACTGCTGCACCAAAAGCAACTCTCTGTTTCCAACCTCCGGGTAAATCGCGAGTTAGCTTTTCCTCTTGACCTACAAGGTCGCTGATTTGCAATACCCAATTTTTCTTGGCTTGTCGATAGCGGCGGGGAACACCATAAACACCACAATAAAATTCTAAATTTTGTCCAATAGTCAAATCATCATATAGCGTAAATTTTTGTGACATATAGCCAATTTTTTGCCGCACTGTTGTACTGCGTAATTGACCGATTTCTCCTGCTAAAGAAACTTTTCCAGAACTCGCAGGCAAGAAACCGCACAGCATTTTGATAACTGTTGTTTTCCCAGCACCATTTGCTCCTAAAAGACCAAAAACTTCACCGTATTTAATATTTAAATTGATATTTTTAACCGCGTGAAAATTACCAAAAACTTTATTTAAATCTTGTGCGCCAATGGCTGTTCCAGAAGACATTTCCTGGTGGAATATGCGAGGGAAATTGCTAGCAGGAACGCTCCCTTTTTGTTCCCGCAATCGAGCGACAAAAGTATTCTCAAGCGTCGGGGTATCAACAACAAAGTTTTCCCCCAGAATCTCTTCTCTTTCTAAAATAGACTGAATTCTCTGTTTGGTTTCTCCCGGTTCTGCTGTCAGCACATCCAAGCGATCGCCAAAACGCTGCACGTCAGAAATCATTCCTTGCAACTCAGGATTTTGACTCAGGATCTCGGCTGCTTTATCAAGTTCCGACACTGGCAAATACACTTCTAACCGTTTCATCCCCAAGCTAGCCTTAACGCGAGAAGGTGTATCGCACTGTTGAATTTTACCCTCATACATCAAAGCAATCCGCGAACAGCGTTCGGCTTCATCAAGGTAAGGAGTTGCAACAACCGTCGTCATCCCTTCCATTACAGCCAGTTCTGCAATAATGTCCCAAAATTCCCGTCGCGACACGGGATCGACACCTGTTGTCGGTTCATCTAGCAACAAAATTTTGGGTTGGTGAATCAGCGCACAGCACAAAGCCAGTTTTTGTTTCATCCCTCCGGAAAGGCGTCCGGCGAGACGATCTTTAAACTGGGCTAAATCCAGTAATTTGAGATAGCGATCGCTGCGGGTTTTTAATACGGCTTCACTGACTTCACGCAAACCTGCTGCATAACGTATGTTTTCCCAAATGCTCATGTCTTGGTATAAACTAAAGCGTTGGGTGAGATAGCCCATTTGCAAGCGCACATCCCACGGCTTGGAATTGAAGACTTCTACAATACCGCTTGTTTGCTCCATGACTCCAGAGAGAATCTGGAATGTAGTGGTTTTCCCCGCTCCATCGGGTCCTATGAGCCCAAAAATTTCGCTTTGATAAATGTCTAAGTTTATACCTGCTACTGCTTCTATGTGCTTGTTGTAGCAGTGGCGTAAATCCCGAATGGAGATGACAGGGGTGTTTGTTGGTTGAGTGGGATCTTTCATCTCCCTTGTCCCCCTTGTCCCTCCAAAATCCTCCCATCAGCTGGCATTCCCGGTTTTGCCAGTCCTTGGGAATTTTTAAGGGTAAGTTCTACTCCAAAGACTTGTGTAACTCTGTCTTTTTTAAAGTAAATATTTTCTGGTGTGAAGCTGGCTTTGGGATCTATGCGGGTGACTGTTGCTTTCAACGGTTGCTTGGGATATGTATCTAAATAAACCAGGCTGGGCTGACCTATTTTAACTTTTCCTATTTCTCCTTCAGGTATAAAGCCACGCAGGTAAAGATTATCTAGATTGACTATTGTCACGAGTGGCGCGCCGGCTGCAACAACTTCGCCTGCTTCTACCGAACGAGTAATGACGCTACCTGCTAGGGGGCTGTTGATTTTTAAGTAGTTTAAGTTTGCTTGCACTTGTGCTTGTGTGGCTTGAGCATCTTTGACTTCTTGTTGGGCTACGGCAATATCTGTACGGGCTTGGAAAATTTGTTTTTCTATTTGTAATGCAGCAGCCGCTCGTATCGGCGTGTTGCGAAGTGTTGCTTGGGCTTGGGTAAGGGTTCCTTGGGCTGACTGTACTTGTTGTCTGGCTGTGGCGACTCGGGCTCGGGCTACATTGAGAGCAGCATTGTCTTCATCTTTGCTCTGGGCTGAGACAGCGCCTTGACCGTATAAATAACTGGTTCTTTGTTGTTTTACCCGCGATAGTTCTAAATTCGCTTGGGCTTCTACAAGTTGCGATCGCGCTGCGGCTAGTGCGTTTTCTGCCTGTTCGACTCGACCCTGGCTTTCTTGTTTTGCTTGTTGTGTCGTAAGATTGGCTTGCTGGAGTTGGGCTTCCAAGACAGGTAATTGCTGGCGGGCTCTTTCTAGCCGTTCTTGTGCTGCACGAACGCGGGCTGCTGCTCCTTGAATTTGAGCGGTGAGTTCTGAATCATCGATTTGTACTAACAATTGACCGGGCTTAACAAAATCTCCTTCTCTCACCGCTACACTCGCAATTCGACCCCCTATTTTTGCTGATATATCTGTTTCATAACCCTCTATCCGCCCGCTTAAAAATAGACCTTCAGGTTCCGGTTGATAAATAAAAGTCCGATAAACCGTGTATCCCGCACCTGCAATCAGTGCGATCGCTCCTAATATCAAGACTGGTTTGGGAATATGCCGTCGGGGTTTTTGTGGAGAAGGTTGTGGTTGAGAAACTTGTATCTTATCTTCTACAGGGCTGACATTGGTGTCGCGATCGTCATGAATGGGTTCCGTTGGTGTTTGCGTCATAAAAACTTCCTCATATTTAAGACTTCAGCAGTAGAGTGGGTATTGCACAGCTTACTTGATTGACCGATTAATCAATATTGCGCTAAAAAAATTTATCTTGAAAAATGGGTGCTGTAGTTTCCGTTCGCGCCTGCTGTAGAGGGCGGTGTTTCAGGAGTTGCAAGCATGCCTTGCAAAAAGACCTCAACAGCCGTCGTCACCATAGTATCCAAGCTAATTTGCCGAGCATCGGGCTGTAGAAAAACCTCACGCGTAATGATATAGGCAAGAAACGAACCAACAAAACAACGGGCTGCTGCTGCTGAGTCCATTGGTTTGAAAACTCCCGCAGCCATTTGCTTGTCCAAGTAGCGAGTCAAAAAAGAGATGGAACGACTCGGTCCTATTTTGTTAATCATCTCAGCAACAGCAGGATGGCGAAACGCTTCTGAAAATAGCAATTTCATCATCGCTATAGACGTTGGATTATCCAAGACTGTCAGAAAAGCCTTAGCAAAGATGGTCAGCACAACCTTAGGAGGTTTGCTCATCATCTCTTCCTCGTTGTGAATTAGCAATTGCAGCACTGGTAGACGTTGTTCCACCACTTGCCGAAACAAATCAGCTTTATCCTTAAAGTAGTGGTATATCAAACCGGGCGAGCCAATTCCAGCCGCAGCAGCAATATCTTTATTGGTCGCCTTCTCAAAGCCCTTGTGGGAAAAGACTTGCAAAGCACCATCAATAATTTGCTGTCGCCGACCTTCAAAGTCTTGTTCGACACGTGGAGGCATAACTACAATTGATTGATTAGTCAATCAAACACTAACACATCTCAATCACGAAGATAAAAAAGTCAATTTTTCTTAATACCCATGTCTTTATCAATACCTTTGCCAATTTCTCAAAAGCCCTACAGACTGGAAGTCTGTGGCTATACAAACAAAGCCCACCTGCGTGGGCTAAAACCTAAAGCCCACGCAGGTGGGCTGCAAAGAGCAGTGCGTTGCGGAGAGCAGCACGTTGCAAAGAGCAGCGCCGTTCCCAGAGAAGTTGCGGCTTGGGGGAAACCCCCAAGCCGCAAACTTCGGAGGGTTCCCCCCCTTGAGGCGACTGCTCTGGGTTCCCCCGTTGAAGTGACTGCTCTGGGTTCGCCCCAACCCCACTTCGTGGGGACCCCAAAGCCCACGCAGGTGGGCTTTGTTTGTATAGCCGAGGCAGCGCGTTGCGGTGAATCCAGAGAAAGTAGGAGGGTTTCCCGCGCCCTGGGGACTGGTGAACCCGGAGGGGGGAACCCCCGTTGTAGCGCTTGCCGTCCACTCTTCTAGAGTGAGGGCGTTTTGGCAAAGGTATTGTTTGTGAAACGAGTTTAACGTATAAAATTGCAGCAGCATCTGTATTGCTCTGCTACCGGAACTTGAAAAAATGCCAAAAGCTAGGAGAAAGTTAGTATTAGACTATGGTGTAGCTGTATTAATCAGCTTGGTTGCATTAGCTCTCCGTTGGTTGTTACACCCACTTCTTGGGGACAACGCCCCTCTTCTAGGTCTGATTTTGGCAGTCACTGTAAGTTCTTGGTATGGGGGTTTTGGACCGGGTCTGCTAGCAACTGTCTTAAGTGCGCTTTTCGGTACATATTTCTTTATTCTACCGACATTTACCCTAAAAGTAGTTGATTCGATCGGAGTGGTTCGTATATGTATCTTCTTAGCAGAGGGGGCGCTTATTAGTTGGTTAAACGAGGAGTTAAGAGTTGCCAAGCACAAAGCTGAATTGACTGCACTCTCTTTACAGAAAAGTGAGGAACACAATCGGCTACTAATTGAAGGAGTCAAGGATTATGCAATTTTCATGTTAGATCCCAACGGGCTGATTGTAAGTTGGAACTCTGGAGCAGAACGCATTAAAGGATATTGCTCGGGAGAAATTTTGGGGAAACATTTTTCCATTTTCTATCCACCAGAAGAGATCGCACGCCAAAAACCCCAACAGGAATTGCAAATAGCGACAGCGGAAGGTCGGTATGAAGAAGAGGGTTTAAGACAACGAAAAGATGGCTCGTTCTTCTGGGCAAATGTTGTTATGACAGCATTACACGACGATTTGCAAAAGTTGCGGGGTTTTGTCAGCGTGACCCGAGACATAAGCGATCGCAAACAAGCAGAGGAACAGCTTCAAACTTCTCTCAAACAGTTATCTGATATCAAGTTTGCTCTAGATGAAGCCGCTATTTTAGCGGCGACCGATCGCCAAGGAAATATTACATATATAAATGATAAATTTTGCGAAATTTCCAAGTACTCTAGAGACGAACTGATCGGACAGAATCATCGCATTATCAATTCTGGTTACCATCCCAAAGAATTTTTTCAAAACCTTTGGTCAACTATTTCTAGCGGTCGAGTGTGGCATGGAGAAATCAAAAATAAAGCTAAAGATGGAACATTTTATTGGGTAGCAACTACAATTGTTCCATTTTTAAATAACGAAACGATCGAACAATATCTTGCCATTCGTTTTGATATCACCGAACGCAAGCAAGTCGAAGAAGCACTCCGCCGTTCTAGCGAACGATTGACAGGTTTATATGAAATTGACCGAGCTATTCTAGAAGCTAAATCTTCAGGAGATATTGTTCGAGAAGCACTCGTGCGAATGCAGCGTTTGGTACCCTGCAAGCGATCGCTGATTATTGTCTACAATTTTGAAAACAGCGAAGCTTACGCAATACCGGGAAGCGGTGCTGAGAATTTCCTTTCTCAACGAAGAGTTACCATACCGATTGACAACTTCATTTCTAATGAAGTTTTACAACAAGACATGACTCAGGGTGCAGAGTCCGTGACTGCAACAGGTCACGCTTCGCAGCAATTGTTAACTCCCCTTTTGGAAGAGAACGACACCTGCTTCAGAATACCTTTGCTTGTTGAAGGAGCGCTCGTTGGAGAACTCGCCCTGATTTTAAGTCAATCTACAGGATTAAACGCAGAGCATCAAGCAATTGCTTCTCAAGTCGCCAGACAGCTAGCGATCGCCTTGCAACAAGCCAATTTGCGAGAGCAACTGCAACACTATACCTTAGAACTAGAGGAACGCGTGACACAACGCACTTTGCAATTGCAGGAAGCTAATTCAGAACTCGAAGCATTTGCTTATTCTGTTGCTCACGATTTACGCGCTCCTTTGCGAAGCCAGCAAGGATTTTCCGAAGCACTTTCAGAAGACTATGCCGATATTTTAGATGCCAACGGTCGCGATTATATCGATCGCATTATGGCTTCTACCAAACGAATGGACGACCTCATTAGAGATCTATTAGCTTACAGTCGTCTCAGCCGTACCGATCTGCAACTTGCTACACTCAACTTGTCATTTATAATGACAGAAATATTAACTCAACTAGAAGCAGAGATTCAAGAGCGACACGCTCAAGTCATCGTAGAAAAACCACTGCCATCAGTCATAGGTCATCGCACTACCTTAATTCAAGTCATCATTAATTTAATTTCCAATGGCATCAAATTCGTACCTCTTAACAGACAAGCCACAGTACGGGTCTGGGCTGAAGAACGCGAGCGGTGGGTTCGCTTGTGGATAGAAGATAACGGTATTGGCATTGCACCCGAACATCAAGAACGCATTTTTCGAGTTTTTGAAAGGTTACACGGTGTTGAGGTTTATCCAGGGACTGGTATTGGACTGGCGATCGTGCGTAAAGGTATAGAACGCATGGGAGGACGAATTGGCATTGAGTCGGAGATAGATCGGGGCAGCCGATTTTGGGTAGAATTACTCTCTGCTAAGAAATAGGGACTGGGGACTGCTCTCGCTCCGGTGGCTCCGCCTCCGCTTTCATTCAACCTGAGTTCGATGAAGTCACCTCGAAGTTCACCCCTTTTTTAAGGGGGGTTAGGGGGGATCGAAACCCCAAGAATTCACTATATAAGACTTGTGTACACCACTGCATCCTTACCAAAAATCTGGGTTTAAAGCCCCGTCCTTCTAGGACGGCTTTTCTTCAATTTCCGAATTAACTCGCGAATCACATCGCTTTGAGTGCGATTTGTTTCTTTGCAATGCGCTACTAGTATCTCGTACTCTTCGTCTGAACACCGCACTGTTAATTTTTTCATGCCGTCATATTGCCGTCGATGGTGGTATAATAGTAGCATGAAAACATTGAAGTTTAAGTTGTACGAACACAAGCGCAATAAGTACCTCAAGCGGATGATTAACGCTTCTGGGGTAATTTACAATCATTGCATTGCCTTGCACAAACGATACTATCGTATGTGGGGTAAACACTTGAGTTGCACGAAACTTCAATCACACATTGCCAAGTTGCGGAAACGTAGTGAGTTTTGGCAGTCGGTAGGCTCTCAGGCAGTACAGGATATCTGTCAGCGCATTGAGAAGGCATACCAATTGTTTTTTAAGCACAACAAGAAGGGGGTTCGTCCACCGGGATTCAAGAAAGTCAAGAAATACAAATCGTTCACCCTAAAGCAAGCAGGGTACAAGTTTTTAGGTGGCAATAGAGTCAAGATTGGAAATCGAGTTTATCAATTTTGGAAGTCTAGAAGTTGGGAGGGAACGGTCAAAACACTAACCATCAAGCGCACACCTTTGGGTGAATTGTTTATGGTGGTTGTAGTTGACGGTGTAGTTGAACCAGAAATCAAATTCACGACTGGTAGAATAGCGGGATTTGATTTTGGCTTAAAGACGTTTCTCACTTGCTCTGATGGTTCGAGTATTGAATCTCCTCAATTTCTCAAACAGTCTCTCAGCACAATTAAAAAAGCTAGCAAACAGCATTCCAAAAAACTAAAAGGCTCATCCAACCGAGAAAGGGCCAGAAAAAATCTGGTACGCAAGTACGAGGATGTTTTAAACGCTAGACGCGATTGGTTTTGGCAACTAGCTCACAGTCTAACTAATAGGTTTGATGTGTTGTGTTTTGAAACGCTCAAT
It encodes the following:
- a CDS encoding TetR/AcrR family transcriptional regulator: MPPRVEQDFEGRRQQIIDGALQVFSHKGFEKATNKDIAAAAGIGSPGLIYHYFKDKADLFRQVVEQRLPVLQLLIHNEEEMMSKPPKVVLTIFAKAFLTVLDNPTSIAMMKLLFSEAFRHPAVAEMINKIGPSRSISFLTRYLDKQMAAGVFKPMDSAAAARCFVGSFLAYIITREVFLQPDARQISLDTMVTTAVEVFLQGMLATPETPPSTAGANGNYSTHFSR
- a CDS encoding PAS domain S-box protein, with translation MPKARRKLVLDYGVAVLISLVALALRWLLHPLLGDNAPLLGLILAVTVSSWYGGFGPGLLATVLSALFGTYFFILPTFTLKVVDSIGVVRICIFLAEGALISWLNEELRVAKHKAELTALSLQKSEEHNRLLIEGVKDYAIFMLDPNGLIVSWNSGAERIKGYCSGEILGKHFSIFYPPEEIARQKPQQELQIATAEGRYEEEGLRQRKDGSFFWANVVMTALHDDLQKLRGFVSVTRDISDRKQAEEQLQTSLKQLSDIKFALDEAAILAATDRQGNITYINDKFCEISKYSRDELIGQNHRIINSGYHPKEFFQNLWSTISSGRVWHGEIKNKAKDGTFYWVATTIVPFLNNETIEQYLAIRFDITERKQVEEALRRSSERLTGLYEIDRAILEAKSSGDIVREALVRMQRLVPCKRSLIIVYNFENSEAYAIPGSGAENFLSQRRVTIPIDNFISNEVLQQDMTQGAESVTATGHASQQLLTPLLEENDTCFRIPLLVEGALVGELALILSQSTGLNAEHQAIASQVARQLAIALQQANLREQLQHYTLELEERVTQRTLQLQEANSELEAFAYSVAHDLRAPLRSQQGFSEALSEDYADILDANGRDYIDRIMASTKRMDDLIRDLLAYSRLSRTDLQLATLNLSFIMTEILTQLEAEIQERHAQVIVEKPLPSVIGHRTTLIQVIINLISNGIKFVPLNRQATVRVWAEERERWVRLWIEDNGIGIAPEHQERIFRVFERLHGVEVYPGTGIGLAIVRKGIERMGGRIGIESEIDRGSRFWVELLSAKK
- a CDS encoding ribbon-helix-helix domain-containing protein, with product MLLLYHHRRQYDGMKKLTVRCSDEEYEILVAHCKETNRTQSDVIRELIRKLKKSRPRRTGL
- a CDS encoding RNA-guided endonuclease InsQ/TnpB family protein, which produces MKTLKFKLYEHKRNKYLKRMINASGVIYNHCIALHKRYYRMWGKHLSCTKLQSHIAKLRKRSEFWQSVGSQAVQDICQRIEKAYQLFFKHNKKGVRPPGFKKVKKYKSFTLKQAGYKFLGGNRVKIGNRVYQFWKSRSWEGTVKTLTIKRTPLGELFMVVVVDGVVEPEIKFTTGRIAGFDFGLKTFLTCSDGSSIESPQFLKQSLSTIKKASKQHSKKLKGSSNRERARKNLVRKYEDVLNARRDWFWQLAHSLTNRFDVLCFETLNLKGMQRLWGRKISDLAFGEFLQILEWIAKKKGNSVIFIDRWYPSTKTCSSCGHVLEKLDLSVREWRCPSCQLVNGRDENAAKNICAVGASTVGLGDVRRAVPAIAV